A genomic stretch from Pseudomonas mendocina includes:
- a CDS encoding TRAP transporter substrate-binding protein, translated as MKRRYLLLASALLATLGLTGCKEDKAPAQAGAAQADKVYHWKMVTAWPKNYPGLGTSAERLAERVNAMSNGRLSIKVYAAGELVPALEVFDAVSRGTAELGHGAAYYWKGKVSAAQFFTSVPFGLSTLEMNAWLNKGGGQALWDEAYAPFGIKPLAVGNSGMQMGGWFNKEINSLADLKGLKIRTPGLGGEVFSRLGAISVNMPGGEVFTALQTGAIDATDWVSPFNDQAFGLQQAAKYYYFPGWQEPQATLELLINQKAFDSLPADLQAILTEATRATSQDMLDDYTYHNALALDELKKSGTLLKRFPDDVLEAMQRESINVLGELAAENDLNGRIWASMQAFQALAGKMQDISEKELYNWR; from the coding sequence ATGAAACGCCGTTACCTGCTGCTTGCCAGCGCCCTGCTTGCAACCCTGGGCCTTACTGGCTGCAAAGAGGACAAAGCGCCCGCGCAGGCAGGCGCAGCACAAGCCGACAAGGTTTATCACTGGAAAATGGTCACCGCCTGGCCGAAGAACTATCCAGGCCTGGGCACCTCTGCTGAGCGTCTGGCCGAGCGGGTCAACGCCATGAGCAACGGCCGCTTGAGCATTAAAGTCTATGCCGCAGGCGAGCTGGTGCCCGCGCTGGAAGTCTTCGATGCCGTCTCCCGTGGCACCGCTGAACTGGGCCATGGCGCAGCTTATTACTGGAAGGGGAAAGTCTCGGCAGCACAGTTCTTCACCTCTGTGCCATTCGGCCTGTCAACTCTGGAAATGAACGCCTGGCTGAACAAAGGCGGCGGTCAGGCTCTGTGGGATGAAGCCTACGCCCCGTTCGGCATCAAACCGCTGGCCGTGGGCAACAGCGGCATGCAGATGGGCGGCTGGTTCAACAAGGAAATCAACAGCCTTGCTGACCTTAAAGGCCTGAAGATCCGCACACCTGGGCTCGGTGGCGAAGTGTTCTCCCGCCTCGGCGCCATCAGCGTCAATATGCCCGGTGGTGAGGTATTCACCGCCCTGCAAACCGGCGCCATCGATGCCACTGACTGGGTCAGCCCCTTCAATGATCAAGCCTTCGGTCTGCAACAGGCGGCCAAGTATTACTACTTCCCCGGCTGGCAGGAGCCTCAGGCGACCCTTGAGCTGCTGATCAACCAGAAGGCCTTCGACAGCCTGCCTGCCGACCTGCAAGCCATCCTCACCGAGGCAACCCGCGCCACCAGCCAGGACATGCTCGACGATTACACCTATCACAATGCCCTGGCCCTGGATGAGCTGAAGAAATCCGGCACACTGCTCAAACGCTTCCCCGATGACGTACTGGAAGCCATGCAGCGTGAAAGCATCAACGTGCTTGGCGAGCTAGCTGCCGAGAACGACCTGAACGGACGCATCTGGGCCTCCATGCAAGCCTTCCAGGCCTTGGCCGGTAAGATGCAGGACATCTCCGAGAAAGAGCTGTACAACTGGCGTTGA
- a CDS encoding VOC family protein: MIAYTLYGTNDIEKAKAFYTELLAELGATVQQDFGRVVLFGKSPAEPSFGICGPQNGEPATAGNGTMISLVASSREAVDGVYAKALALGATDEGAPGERLPGMYLAYIRDLDGNKLAFFHAG, from the coding sequence ATGATTGCTTACACCCTGTATGGCACCAACGACATCGAGAAAGCCAAGGCCTTCTACACCGAGCTGCTAGCCGAGTTGGGTGCGACCGTGCAACAAGATTTTGGCCGTGTGGTGCTGTTCGGCAAGAGCCCGGCTGAACCGAGCTTCGGCATTTGCGGCCCGCAAAACGGCGAGCCAGCCACCGCGGGTAACGGCACCATGATCAGCCTCGTCGCCAGCTCCCGTGAAGCGGTAGACGGTGTTTACGCCAAGGCTCTGGCCCTGGGTGCGACTGACGAAGGTGCGCCGGGTGAGCGTCTGCCAGGCATGTACCTGGCTTACATCCGTGATCTAGATGGCAACAAGCTGGCGTTCTTCCACGCAGGCTGA
- a CDS encoding TIM44-like domain-containing protein, with the protein MQRFLSIALAMFMTLGLTMSFDAEAKRLGGGKSFGSAPSHQTRQQAPAQQNAAPATAGRQPAAASGASRWLGPLAGLAAGGLLASMFMGDGFEGIQFMDILIFGLIAFLLFRFLAARRQQASPAAAGGVPMQREMPSSNNGSSNIFGNSIPNSSSALIKPVINAPAWFNEQSFINAGREHFMSLQQHWDANEMDKIAEFVTPQMLEFLRRERAELGDGFQSTYIDNLDVQLDGVDDNSDKTVATLTFTGISKTSRFDQGEQFSESWRLERAVGENQPWLVAGIRQN; encoded by the coding sequence ATGCAACGTTTCCTTAGTATTGCCCTGGCCATGTTCATGACGCTGGGCCTGACCATGAGTTTCGACGCCGAGGCCAAACGCCTGGGTGGCGGTAAATCCTTCGGCTCCGCGCCGAGCCATCAGACCCGTCAACAAGCGCCTGCACAACAGAACGCTGCGCCTGCCACTGCTGGCCGTCAGCCTGCTGCTGCAAGCGGTGCTTCGCGCTGGCTGGGCCCTCTGGCCGGTCTGGCTGCCGGTGGTCTGCTGGCCTCCATGTTTATGGGTGACGGCTTCGAAGGCATCCAGTTCATGGACATCCTGATCTTCGGCCTGATCGCCTTCCTGCTGTTCCGCTTCCTCGCGGCCCGTCGCCAGCAAGCAAGCCCGGCAGCAGCCGGTGGTGTGCCGATGCAACGTGAAATGCCGAGCAGCAACAACGGCTCCAGCAACATCTTCGGCAACAGCATCCCGAACAGCAGCAGCGCGCTGATCAAGCCGGTTATCAACGCCCCGGCTTGGTTCAACGAGCAGAGCTTTATCAATGCGGGTCGTGAGCACTTCATGAGCCTGCAACAGCATTGGGATGCGAACGAGATGGACAAGATCGCCGAGTTCGTCACCCCGCAAATGCTTGAGTTCCTGCGCCGCGAGCGTGCCGAACTGGGTGATGGCTTCCAGTCCACCTACATCGACAACCTCGACGTACAGCTGGACGGCGTGGATGACAACAGCGACAAGACTGTTGCCACCCTGACCTTCACCGGTATCTCGAAAACCTCGCGCTTCGACCAGGGCGAGCAGTTTAGCGAAAGCTGGCGCCTGGAGCGTGCAGTTGGTGAAAACCAACCTTGGCTGGTGGCGGGCATCCGTCAAAACTAA
- a CDS encoding MFS transporter, which yields MSLALSSSASTLPRSTVILLASLYCAQGLPSGLIAHSLPVLLRQHGVDLALIGLLKLLALPWLLKVLWAPWVDRLASARLGHRRGWILPLQLTVISILLVLALMSPDMLFGHSIALLVGLLLLINLAASTQDIATDGLAVRLLPERFRGFGNSLQVGGYKVGMLVSGSGLLLMMEPLGWNLSIALVALLLVLMTVPIWRFAERRELPFQADKAEATAGPSLLWQHYRGLLVQPGMLFWLVVLLGFKLGDALGSPMIKPMLVDQGWSSGALGELTLVSSVVGICGAFIGGLLYGRLGVFRSLMLFGLLQAVGIAAMAWLAGSAASAVQVYTVALFEQFADGMSTVALFAAMMGCCRPEHEGADFTLQASVQMLLAGVVGAASGVLAKWLGFDGLFWLSGAAGVFGLVLVALYFRNRASQPLA from the coding sequence ATGTCGTTAGCTCTGTCCTCGTCTGCCAGTACGTTGCCCCGTAGTACGGTCATCCTGCTGGCATCGCTCTACTGTGCACAGGGTCTGCCTTCCGGCTTGATTGCCCACTCTCTGCCGGTGTTGTTGCGTCAGCATGGTGTCGATCTGGCCTTGATCGGGCTGCTCAAACTACTGGCGTTGCCCTGGCTGCTGAAGGTGCTGTGGGCACCGTGGGTGGATCGCCTCGCTTCAGCGCGGCTAGGGCACCGGCGGGGCTGGATTTTGCCGTTGCAGTTGACCGTGATCAGCATCCTGCTGGTGCTGGCATTAATGAGCCCGGACATGCTGTTTGGCCATTCGATTGCCTTGCTGGTCGGACTGTTACTGCTGATCAACCTTGCCGCTTCGACTCAGGACATTGCTACTGATGGTCTGGCTGTACGCCTGCTGCCCGAACGTTTTCGCGGCTTTGGCAACAGTTTGCAAGTCGGCGGCTACAAGGTTGGCATGTTGGTCAGCGGGAGCGGCCTGTTGCTGATGATGGAGCCGCTGGGCTGGAACCTGAGCATTGCGTTGGTTGCCTTGCTGCTGGTGCTGATGACGGTGCCGATTTGGCGTTTTGCTGAGCGGCGCGAGTTGCCGTTTCAAGCTGATAAGGCTGAGGCTACTGCGGGGCCGTCGTTGCTTTGGCAGCATTACCGGGGCCTGTTGGTGCAGCCGGGTATGTTGTTCTGGCTGGTGGTGTTGCTCGGCTTCAAATTGGGTGATGCGCTCGGCTCACCGATGATTAAACCGATGCTGGTGGATCAGGGCTGGAGCAGCGGCGCCTTGGGTGAGCTGACCTTGGTCAGCAGTGTGGTTGGTATTTGCGGGGCGTTTATTGGCGGCCTGCTGTACGGCCGCCTGGGTGTGTTCCGTTCGCTGATGCTGTTCGGCCTGTTGCAGGCGGTGGGCATCGCGGCCATGGCCTGGCTGGCAGGCTCGGCTGCCAGCGCAGTACAGGTGTACACCGTGGCGCTGTTTGAGCAGTTTGCCGATGGCATGTCCACGGTGGCGCTTTTCGCCGCGATGATGGGGTGTTGTCGACCAGAGCACGAGGGTGCTGATTTTACCTTGCAGGCCAGTGTGCAGATGCTGCTGGCTGGTGTGGTGGGGGCGGCCAGCGGTGTGCTGGCCAAGTGGTTGGGCTTTGACGGGCTGTTTTGGCTGTCAGGCGCGGCAGGCGTTTTCGGGCTGGTGCTGGTTGCCCTGTACTTCCGTAACAGGGCAAGCCAGCCGCTAGCCTAA
- a CDS encoding EAL domain-containing protein, whose translation MLYQGSQVPTLFMLLSCLVCTGLMWGVTHSALLSAWAVWVVALAVLRLVQVRAFKRSLPSQQAERRWHWQFLVGAVVSGLTLGFTAIFIAPANDLLLQALVYGLIAAAVLSASVAYAISFGAFLSFALPCLLPPMVNLLSVDNQQQQSWGVLGTILMFALLVVAWQVNRLVQTSLLQRFQNQALISNLEYAKLQAEALNAGLANEVGQRRRAERELRLAHEELELRVEERTRELDQTTRALSKSRTRLSMAIEASGLGLWDWDLQTDEVHHSRIKEIFGLENHEVQAMLRDLKPRLHPEDMPLLRQALVEHMKGLTDGYHVEYRVRHADGHWVWIEDRGKAVERDQAGRVLRMLGTRRDISARKQHEEQQALSATVFEAASEGIVILDPNYHFMSINQAFSLVTGYTKEDVLGKSVISLLGSSDNRRQYHLISMELEKTGSWQGELIDTRKNGELYPQWLQLNVVRDSLGNVSHIVGFFADLTARREAEERLRYLSHYDELTGLANRSLFKERLHEAGQRSRQSGRSLALLHIDLDRFKILNDSLGHEVADQLLRQISRRLSQALPEADTLARLSGDEFGVIIDSYTSLSSLARLASRLLSKLRMPMTVGGHELVISASLGISLMPDNAREIPVLISQANMAMQHAKHLGGNTLQFFTDNLQACTLERLQLETQLRKGITDGQLEVFYQPKLCLATDGIFAAEALVRWRHPELGLMPPGDFIGLAEETGLIGDIGEVVLREACRQARVWQLEGPGPVRVSVNLSVHQLRQGNLYSLVCQTLEETHLPPHLLELELTESQLLDNVESVISTFRQLRQLGVKLAIDDFGTGYSSLSYLKRFPVDYVKIDQSFIRDLTPGSEDAAITRAIIAMAHSLELKVVAEGVETEEQLEFLRSQRCDEVQGYLISRPVNAERFAALFSEQFVSAGVS comes from the coding sequence ATGCTCTATCAGGGCTCACAAGTGCCGACCCTTTTTATGCTGCTCAGTTGCCTGGTGTGCACTGGCTTGATGTGGGGGGTTACGCACTCAGCTCTGCTTTCAGCTTGGGCTGTTTGGGTCGTAGCACTTGCAGTGCTGCGTTTGGTTCAGGTGCGGGCATTTAAAAGGTCATTGCCCAGCCAGCAGGCTGAACGACGCTGGCACTGGCAATTTTTGGTCGGGGCGGTTGTCTCGGGCCTGACCTTAGGTTTTACCGCCATCTTTATTGCTCCAGCCAATGACCTGTTATTGCAGGCTCTGGTCTATGGGCTGATTGCTGCGGCGGTGCTGTCTGCCAGTGTGGCCTATGCCATCAGTTTCGGTGCTTTTCTCTCGTTTGCATTGCCGTGTTTGCTGCCGCCGATGGTTAACCTGTTGTCTGTGGATAACCAACAGCAACAGAGCTGGGGGGTACTGGGCACTATCTTAATGTTCGCCTTGTTGGTGGTGGCCTGGCAGGTCAACCGTCTGGTGCAAACCAGCTTGTTGCAACGTTTCCAGAATCAGGCGCTGATCAGCAACCTTGAGTATGCCAAGTTGCAGGCAGAGGCCTTGAATGCAGGCTTGGCAAATGAGGTGGGGCAACGTCGTCGGGCTGAACGTGAGTTGCGCTTAGCCCATGAGGAGCTGGAACTCCGGGTTGAGGAACGCACGCGGGAGTTGGACCAGACCACCCGCGCGCTGAGCAAAAGCCGCACGCGCCTGAGTATGGCCATTGAAGCCAGTGGGTTGGGGCTGTGGGATTGGGATCTACAGACCGATGAGGTGCATCACTCACGGATCAAAGAAATTTTTGGCCTGGAGAACCATGAAGTTCAGGCCATGCTGCGAGACTTAAAACCCCGCCTGCATCCTGAGGACATGCCGCTGCTGCGCCAAGCTCTGGTTGAGCATATGAAAGGCCTGACGGACGGCTACCACGTCGAATACCGCGTGCGCCATGCCGATGGCCATTGGGTGTGGATAGAGGATCGCGGTAAGGCTGTAGAGCGTGATCAAGCAGGCCGTGTGCTGCGTATGCTCGGCACGCGCCGCGACATCAGCGCCCGCAAGCAGCATGAGGAGCAACAGGCCCTGTCCGCCACGGTATTCGAGGCAGCCAGTGAAGGTATCGTGATCCTTGATCCGAACTACCATTTTATGTCGATCAACCAAGCGTTCAGCTTGGTGACTGGGTATACCAAGGAAGATGTTCTGGGTAAGAGCGTCATCTCCTTGCTGGGCAGTAGTGACAACCGCCGCCAGTATCATCTGATCAGCATGGAGCTCGAAAAGACTGGCAGCTGGCAGGGTGAGTTGATCGACACCCGTAAGAACGGTGAGCTTTACCCACAGTGGTTGCAGCTCAACGTGGTGCGCGACAGCCTGGGTAATGTCAGCCATATCGTGGGTTTTTTTGCTGACCTGACGGCACGGCGTGAGGCCGAAGAGCGCCTGCGCTACTTGTCTCATTACGATGAGCTGACGGGGCTGGCCAACCGCTCATTGTTCAAAGAGCGCCTGCACGAAGCCGGGCAGCGTTCTCGGCAGTCAGGCCGCAGCCTGGCGCTGCTGCACATCGACTTGGACCGCTTCAAAATCCTTAATGACAGCTTGGGTCATGAGGTGGCGGATCAGCTGCTGCGGCAGATTAGCCGTCGTCTTTCCCAGGCATTGCCTGAAGCTGACACGCTGGCGCGTCTGTCTGGGGATGAGTTTGGCGTCATCATCGACTCCTACACCAGCCTTTCCAGCTTGGCGCGATTGGCCAGCCGCTTGCTCAGCAAGTTGCGCATGCCGATGACGGTGGGCGGTCATGAGTTGGTCATCAGTGCTTCGTTGGGTATTAGCCTGATGCCGGACAACGCCCGGGAAATCCCGGTGCTGATCAGCCAGGCCAACATGGCCATGCAACATGCCAAGCACTTGGGTGGTAATACCCTGCAATTCTTCACAGATAACCTACAGGCCTGCACGCTGGAGCGCCTGCAACTGGAAACCCAGTTGCGCAAGGGCATTACCGATGGCCAGTTGGAGGTCTTCTATCAGCCCAAGCTGTGCCTGGCGACGGATGGGATATTTGCCGCTGAAGCGCTGGTGCGCTGGCGTCACCCTGAGCTGGGTTTGATGCCGCCGGGGGACTTTATTGGCTTGGCCGAGGAGACCGGCCTGATTGGTGACATTGGCGAAGTGGTGCTGCGTGAGGCTTGTCGTCAGGCGCGCGTCTGGCAGCTGGAAGGGCCGGGGCCGGTACGGGTTTCAGTCAACCTGTCGGTGCATCAGTTGCGTCAGGGCAATTTGTACAGTTTGGTCTGCCAGACGCTGGAAGAGACGCATCTGCCGCCGCATCTGTTGGAATTGGAGCTGACTGAAAGCCAACTGCTGGATAACGTTGAAAGCGTCATCAGCACCTTCCGTCAGCTGCGTCAGTTGGGGGTCAAGCTGGCGATTGATGATTTCGGCACTGGCTACTCCTCGCTCAGCTACCTCAAGCGTTTCCCGGTGGATTACGTGAAGATTGATCAGAGTTTTATCCGTGATCTCACGCCGGGCAGCGAGGATGCTGCGATTACTCGGGCGATCATTGCCATGGCCCACAGCCTGGAACTGAAGGTAGTGGCTGAAGGTGTGGAAACTGAGGAGCAGTTGGAGTTTCTGCGCAGCCAGCGCTGTGATGAGGTGCAGGGATATCTGATCAGCAGGCCGGTAAATGCCGAGCGTTTTGCGGCGCTGTTCAGTGAGCAGTTTGTCAGTGCCGGTGTTTCCTGA
- a CDS encoding SMI1/KNR4 family protein — translation MEDVIEQLRELNEPVPVPLELPDEETLVEIQEQILIHLPHGLREFLLQVSDVVFGRLEPVTASDPQSHTYLPEVAATAWSLGVPREMVPLCEDHGNYYVVEEDGTVLLWEAETEEFSEESWESVWHWARDVWLES, via the coding sequence GTGGAAGACGTCATCGAGCAGTTGCGCGAACTCAACGAACCGGTGCCAGTGCCTCTGGAATTACCGGATGAAGAAACGCTGGTGGAGATTCAGGAACAGATCCTGATTCACCTGCCCCACGGCCTGCGTGAGTTCCTCCTGCAAGTCAGTGATGTGGTATTTGGCCGCCTGGAGCCAGTCACCGCCAGTGATCCGCAGTCCCATACCTATCTGCCAGAAGTCGCCGCTACGGCTTGGTCCCTCGGTGTGCCACGGGAAATGGTGCCGTTGTGTGAAGACCACGGTAACTACTACGTCGTGGAAGAAGACGGCACGGTGCTGCTGTGGGAAGCCGAGACCGAAGAGTTCAGCGAAGAAAGCTGGGAGTCAGTCTGGCACTGGGCTCGGGACGTCTGGCTGGAAAGCTGA
- the uvrD gene encoding DNA helicase II: MQNNPELLLASLNDAQIQAVAAPLGRQLVLAGAGSGKTRVLVHRIAWLIQIENASPHSVLSVTFTNKAAAEMRHRIEQMLGISPAGMWVGTFHGLAHRLLRAHWKEAGLSENFQILDSDDQQRLIKRVIRELGLDEQRWPPKQAQWFINAQKDDGLRPQNIQAGGDLFQATMVKIYQAYEEACARAGVIDFAELLLRALDLWRNNPGGILEHYQRRFRHILVDEFQDTNAVQYAWLRMLAKGGDSLMVVGDDDQSIYGWRGAKIENIREFSDDFADAQVIRLEQNYRSTAGILKAANAVIANNQGRLGKELWTEDSDGEPLRLYAAFNEQDEARYVVESIEDALRKDGLKRSEIAILYRSNAQSRVLEEALLREKIPYRIYGGQRFFDRAEIKNAMAYMRLLDGRENDAALERIINVPTRGIGEKTVESIREYARVHALPMWHAIVQMLASKALPGRAAGALAGFIELIENLSSKTREMPLHLMTQTVIEQSGLIAYHQAEKGEKAQARVDNLEELVSAARNFENHEEDDLTPLQAFLTHASLEAGDTQAAENEDSIQLMTLHSAKGLEFPLVFLVGMEEGLFPHKMSLEEPGRLEEERRLAYVGITRAMHKLVLTYAETRRLYGSETYNKVSRFVREIPPALIQEVRLSNSVSRPFGAVSRNGGNSDSNLFAGSAVPDTGFSLGQRVSHSLFGEGTILNFEGSGAQARVQVNFESEGSKWLMLSYAKLQAL, from the coding sequence ATGCAAAATAACCCTGAACTCCTCCTTGCCTCCCTCAATGACGCCCAGATCCAGGCTGTTGCCGCTCCGCTCGGCCGGCAGTTGGTTCTGGCCGGCGCAGGCTCAGGCAAAACCCGCGTGCTGGTGCACCGTATCGCTTGGCTGATCCAGATCGAGAATGCTTCGCCGCACTCGGTTCTCTCGGTCACCTTCACCAACAAAGCCGCTGCTGAAATGCGTCACCGCATTGAGCAAATGCTCGGCATCAGCCCCGCAGGTATGTGGGTCGGCACCTTCCACGGCTTGGCCCATCGCCTGCTGCGTGCACATTGGAAAGAAGCGGGGCTAAGCGAGAACTTCCAGATTCTCGACTCCGATGATCAGCAACGCCTGATCAAACGAGTAATCCGCGAGCTGGGCCTGGATGAACAGCGCTGGCCGCCAAAACAGGCCCAGTGGTTTATCAACGCCCAGAAAGATGACGGCCTGCGCCCGCAGAACATTCAGGCCGGTGGTGATCTGTTCCAGGCCACCATGGTCAAGATCTACCAGGCCTATGAAGAAGCCTGCGCCCGCGCCGGTGTGATCGACTTCGCCGAGCTGCTGCTGCGTGCCCTAGACCTCTGGCGCAACAACCCCGGCGGCATTCTGGAACACTACCAGCGCCGTTTCCGCCATATTCTGGTGGACGAGTTTCAGGACACCAACGCCGTGCAGTACGCCTGGCTGCGCATGCTCGCCAAAGGCGGCGACAGCCTGATGGTGGTCGGCGATGACGACCAGTCAATCTACGGCTGGCGCGGCGCCAAGATCGAGAACATCCGCGAGTTCTCCGATGACTTTGCCGATGCGCAAGTCATTCGCCTTGAGCAAAACTACCGCTCCACCGCTGGCATCCTCAAAGCCGCCAACGCCGTGATCGCCAACAACCAGGGCCGCCTCGGCAAAGAGTTGTGGACCGAAGACAGCGACGGCGAGCCGCTGCGCCTGTATGCCGCCTTCAACGAGCAAGACGAAGCCCGCTACGTGGTCGAGTCGATCGAAGATGCCCTGCGCAAAGACGGCCTCAAGCGCAGCGAAATCGCCATTCTGTATCGCTCCAACGCCCAGTCGCGGGTGCTGGAAGAAGCCCTGCTGCGGGAGAAAATCCCTTATCGCATCTACGGCGGCCAGCGCTTCTTCGATCGCGCCGAAATCAAGAACGCCATGGCCTACATGCGTCTGCTGGATGGCCGCGAGAACGACGCCGCGCTGGAGCGCATCATCAACGTGCCGACCCGTGGCATTGGTGAGAAAACCGTCGAGTCGATCCGCGAATACGCCCGCGTTCATGCCCTTCCCATGTGGCACGCCATCGTCCAAATGCTGGCGAGCAAAGCCCTGCCGGGCCGGGCAGCGGGTGCGCTGGCAGGTTTTATCGAGCTGATCGAAAACCTCAGCAGCAAAACCCGCGAAATGCCGCTGCACCTGATGACCCAAACCGTCATCGAACAGAGCGGCCTGATTGCCTATCACCAGGCCGAGAAAGGCGAAAAGGCCCAGGCCCGTGTGGATAACCTTGAGGAACTGGTCAGCGCCGCGCGCAACTTCGAGAACCACGAAGAGGACGACCTCACGCCGCTGCAGGCCTTCCTCACCCACGCCTCGCTGGAGGCCGGTGATACCCAAGCCGCCGAGAACGAAGACAGCATCCAGCTGATGACCCTGCACAGCGCCAAAGGTCTGGAGTTCCCGCTGGTGTTCCTGGTCGGCATGGAAGAAGGCCTGTTCCCGCACAAGATGAGCCTGGAAGAGCCCGGCCGCCTTGAGGAGGAACGTCGCTTGGCCTACGTGGGCATCACCCGTGCCATGCACAAGCTGGTGCTCACCTACGCAGAAACCCGACGTTTGTATGGCAGCGAAACCTATAACAAGGTGTCACGCTTCGTCCGCGAAATTCCACCGGCACTGATTCAGGAAGTTCGCCTGTCCAACAGCGTCAGCCGCCCCTTTGGTGCAGTCAGCCGCAACGGTGGTAACAGCGACAGCAACCTGTTCGCGGGCAGTGCCGTACCAGACACCGGCTTCAGCCTGGGCCAGCGCGTCAGCCATTCATTGTTTGGCGAAGGCACCATCCTCAACTTTGAGGGTTCCGGTGCTCAAGCGCGGGTGCAGGTGAATTTCGAGAGTGAAGGCAGCAAGTGGCTGATGCTCAGCTACGCCAAGCTGCAAGCACTGTAA
- the zwf gene encoding glucose-6-phosphate dehydrogenase: MLVFGGTGDLALHKLLPALYYLHRAGRLHAETRIIALARSPHTRSAFQALAERNCRAHVAREDFDNETWARFAERLDYLAMDASQSADFGRLSKHLGDDPERVRIYYLATSPALFEDIASHLKIAGLAGPKARIVLEKPIGHSLESARAINASIGAVFDESRVFRIDHYLGKETVQNLMALRFANALFEPVWRAGHIEYVQISVCETLGVENRGSYYEQAGAMRDMVQNHLLQLLCLVAMEAPVRFDAEAVRNEKVKILEALKPISGLDVQDKTVRGQYTAGKIGGQEVPAYYFEKNVDNDSDTETFVAVQAEIDNWRWAGVPFYLRTGKRMARKTSEIVIQFKPVPHQLFGGSEANRLLIRLQPEERISLQLMGKSPGKGMHLQPVELDLNLANAFNKQRRWDAYERLLLDVIEGDSTLFMRRDEVEAAWAWVDPIISGWHQHYQSPRPYPAGTNGPEQVNNLLERYGRQWLD; the protein is encoded by the coding sequence ATGCTGGTGTTTGGCGGTACCGGCGACCTGGCGTTGCACAAACTGCTTCCTGCACTCTATTACCTGCATCGGGCCGGTCGGCTGCATGCTGAAACACGCATCATTGCCCTGGCCCGAAGCCCCCACACTCGTAGTGCTTTCCAGGCGCTGGCTGAACGAAACTGTCGTGCTCATGTCGCCCGTGAGGACTTCGACAATGAGACCTGGGCGAGGTTCGCCGAACGCCTCGACTACCTGGCCATGGACGCCAGCCAAAGCGCAGACTTCGGGCGCCTGAGCAAGCATCTGGGGGATGACCCAGAGCGGGTACGTATTTACTACCTGGCCACCTCCCCGGCCTTGTTTGAAGACATTGCCTCACACCTGAAAATCGCCGGGCTGGCCGGGCCCAAAGCACGCATCGTGCTGGAAAAACCCATCGGCCACTCACTGGAGTCAGCCCGCGCCATTAACGCCTCCATCGGCGCAGTCTTCGATGAGTCGCGGGTATTCCGTATTGATCATTACTTAGGTAAAGAAACCGTACAAAACCTGATGGCCCTGCGTTTTGCCAACGCTCTGTTCGAGCCTGTATGGCGAGCTGGCCATATCGAATACGTGCAAATCAGCGTGTGCGAAACCCTCGGTGTGGAAAACCGTGGCAGCTACTACGAGCAGGCTGGGGCCATGCGTGACATGGTGCAAAACCACCTGCTGCAACTGCTCTGCCTGGTGGCGATGGAGGCGCCCGTGCGCTTCGACGCCGAAGCGGTGCGTAACGAGAAGGTGAAAATTCTCGAAGCGCTCAAGCCCATCAGCGGCCTCGATGTGCAGGACAAAACCGTGCGCGGCCAGTACACCGCCGGGAAGATCGGCGGGCAGGAAGTACCGGCCTACTACTTTGAAAAGAATGTGGATAACGACAGCGACACTGAAACCTTTGTCGCCGTGCAGGCCGAAATCGACAACTGGCGCTGGGCCGGGGTGCCCTTCTACCTGCGTACCGGCAAGCGCATGGCACGCAAAACCTCAGAAATCGTCATCCAATTTAAGCCCGTACCGCACCAGTTGTTCGGCGGCAGCGAGGCCAACCGCCTGCTGATTCGTCTGCAACCGGAGGAGCGCATCAGCCTTCAACTCATGGGCAAAAGCCCCGGCAAAGGCATGCACCTGCAACCCGTGGAGCTGGATCTGAACCTGGCCAACGCCTTCAACAAACAGCGACGCTGGGACGCTTACGAGCGCCTGCTGCTGGACGTCATTGAAGGCGACTCAACCCTGTTTATGCGCCGCGATGAAGTGGAAGCGGCCTGGGCCTGGGTCGATCCGATCATCAGCGGCTGGCACCAGCACTACCAGAGCCCGCGCCCCTATCCAGCCGGCACCAACGGCCCGGAACAGGTGAACAACTTGCTGGAGCGCTACGGACGGCAATGGCTGGATTAG